The Halomonas qaidamensis genome includes the window CAAACCTAAGAAAGTTACCGACGAACAAGCCTACGCGCTGGTGAAAGACGTCGTGAAAGAGCAGAAAGAGTTTTCTGATGAAGACATTATCGCTCGCATGATGGTACCGCTTTGTCTGGAAACGGTGCGTTGCCTTGAAGATGGCATTGTGGAAACCCCTGCTGAAGCTGATATGGCGCTGATCTACGGCATTGGTTTCCCTCCCTTCCGCGGTGGCGCGCTGCGCTACATTGACGCGATGGGCGTTGCCGAGTTCGTGAAGCTAGCCGAAAACCTTGCCAATGAGTTAGGCCCGCTTTACGCGCCCACTGAGAAACTGCGTCAGATGGCTCAAAATAATGAGCAATTTTATTCTGGCACTCAGGCCTAACCACCACGCATAGGAGATAGAAGATGAGTTTGAACCCAAGAGATATCGTGGTGGTTGACGGTGTACGTACCGCCATGGCGAAAGCTAAAAATGGTGCGTTCCGCAACGTGCGTGCTGAAAACTTATCAGCAGCCGTCATGCAGGCGCTGTTTGATCGTAACGCCAATCTAGACCCATCCGAAGTGGACGATGTGATCTGGGGTTGCGTTAACCAGACCCTTGAGCAGTCCATGAACATCGCGCGTAATGCGGCGATTATGACTGGTATTCCCCGCTCGGTGCCTGCGCAAACGGTTAACCGTTTGTGCGGATCTTCGATGACCGCGCTACACATTGCGGCGGCTAACATTAAAGCGGGCATGGGCGATTTTTACGTGATTGGTGGGGTAGAGCACATGGAGCACGTGCCCATGGCTCACGGTGTTGACGTTAACCCCGCTGCCAGTAAGTACGCCGCGAAAGCCGCTATGATGATGGGACTAACCGCTGAGCTGCTGGGTAAAATGCACGGTATTTCCCGTGAAGATCAGGATAAGTTTGGCGTGCGTTCCCACCAGCGTGCCCAGGCCGCCATGGAAAAGGGCTATTTCGATAACGAAATTATCGGTGTCGAAGGTCACGATCAGCGCGGCTTTAAAGTGCTATTCAAGCATGATGAAGTCATCCGTCCTGAGGCGAGTCTTGAATCAATGGCCAGTCTTAAGCCGGTGTTTGATCCGCGTAACGGTACCGTTACTGCTGGCACGTCATCTGCATTGTCGGTCGGTGCGTCAGCCATGGCCGTGATGAGCTACGAGCGCGCTCAAGCGTTAGGGCTTGAGCCAATTGCGAAAGTGCTTTCCACCGGTGTGGCAGGTTGTGATGCCTCTATTATGGGTTACGGCCCGGTGCCTGCGTCTAAAAAGGCACTGAAAGCCGCTGGCTTATCGGCTGCAGATATTCAAACAGTCGAGCTTAACGAAGCGTTCGCAGCCCAAGGTTTGCCCGTATT containing:
- the fadA gene encoding acetyl-CoA C-acyltransferase FadA, with the translated sequence MSLNPRDIVVVDGVRTAMAKAKNGAFRNVRAENLSAAVMQALFDRNANLDPSEVDDVIWGCVNQTLEQSMNIARNAAIMTGIPRSVPAQTVNRLCGSSMTALHIAAANIKAGMGDFYVIGGVEHMEHVPMAHGVDVNPAASKYAAKAAMMMGLTAELLGKMHGISREDQDKFGVRSHQRAQAAMEKGYFDNEIIGVEGHDQRGFKVLFKHDEVIRPEASLESMASLKPVFDPRNGTVTAGTSSALSVGASAMAVMSYERAQALGLEPIAKVLSTGVAGCDASIMGYGPVPASKKALKAAGLSAADIQTVELNEAFAAQGLPVLKDLGFLDAMDEKVNLHGGAIALGHPLGCSGSRICTTLLNVMQQRDTTLGLATMCIGMGQGVATVFERLK